The genomic window GCCGCTGCACGCGGCCTCCCGCCGCGACCCGCCCGGGCACGCCGCCACCCGTCGTGGACGGTCCAATGGGCATCCTCGTATACTTTTCCTGCGGCTTCCGGCTGCGGCCGGAGGCCGTTTCGACTCGTCTCCGGTCGTTTGGATCTGGGACAGTGGGGCGTGTCCCGACCGGAGGCCGGGACCAGCCCAGGGCAATCTGTAGGCACGGAGGCTGACGGAGGAGCGTGGCGAAGAAAGACGCGATCGAAGTGGAGGGCTCGGTGGTCGAGCCGCTCCCGAACGCCATGTTCCGCGTAGAACTGGACAACGGACACAAGGTTCTGGCCCACATCTCGGGGAAGATGCGGATGCATTACATCCGGATCCTCCCGGGGGACCGGGTCTTGGTGGAGCTCTCGCCCTACGACCTGTCGAGGGGCCGGATCGTCTACCGGTACCGGTAGGCCGGGGCCCGGGCAGAGGCTGGAGGAAGCGATGAAGGTTCGGCCGTCGGTGAAGAGGATCTGCGACCGGTGCAAGATCGTCCGGCGTCACG from Actinomycetota bacterium includes these protein-coding regions:
- the infA gene encoding translation initiation factor IF-1, with the translated sequence MAKKDAIEVEGSVVEPLPNAMFRVELDNGHKVLAHISGKMRMHYIRILPGDRVLVELSPYDLSRGRIVYRYR
- the rpmJ gene encoding 50S ribosomal protein L36; the encoded protein is MKVRPSVKRICDRCKIVRRHGRVLVICSNNPRHKQRQG